One Polyodon spathula isolate WHYD16114869_AA unplaced genomic scaffold, ASM1765450v1 scaffolds_1069, whole genome shotgun sequence genomic window, CCAAGTTTCATGTCAAtggtaatttatatatttatctctGTATAAACCGAGTAAGTGTTGcatgttttataaaattaactaaATATCATTTACACTTCGATTTCTTTTAAAGGTCAAACAAGTAACAGTAGCAGCACTACATGTGGAAGGAACCTGTGGGTTAGTGGACTGGCTTCGACCACCAGAGCGACAGACTTGAAAAACCTCTTCAGCAAGTATGGAAAGGTGAGGGATTTCAAATTCTTACACTGTTTTAAGAAAAGGAAAAGCATGGCTAGATTTATGGTAGGATCTTTTTACATGATCCTTTCATAGTGTACTCCATGCTAGATTGAACTCTACTCCGAACCATTGACGGGCCTTGATTACTGTAGGTCTGATTCACTGAAGTGGGTAGCACAGatgtcttcactttttttttgtttttttttgttttggggggtgggattgttagtttttaaaatgcatgaaggGTGGAGAGTTTGAGCCATTTTAAGTGTTGCCTTCTTATTTTCCAATGTGTTGCTGAATCTTGCTGTGTTTTTAGGTTGTGGGTGCAAAGGTGGTGACAAATGCACGTAGCCCTGGTGCCCGTTGCTACGGCTTTGTTACAATGTCCTCAACCGATGAAGCAACAAAGTGCATTAGCCATCTGCACAGAACAGAGTTGCATGGAAGAATGATCTCTGTAGAGAGGGTAAGTGATTTATGTGTTGAACAGAACCAATAAAAGAATGTTGCACTCTGCAGTGTCTAATATGTAATCTTTTCCTGACTTGGCTGCTTTAGtcttgaaatgtattaaatgtatgaTTTGAAGACTGGTTGTAAAAAGCATCTTCAAATGAATTGCACATCTATTTTAAATTGCAGAGGTTTCTAAAACACATTTCTACAAGCATCTAATTTATGAAATGATTGCAAAAAATGACTAACTAcattaggtttttgtttctagTAGTTTATAGTCATAGGAATGTCTTTATATAAGCCACAGAGGACTGAAAATACCCTTTTAAACACCCTTGAATATTAGCTGGGCAAAACACAGTAAGTTCTTGCATATCCATGCGTTAAACTGAAGTTCTGTGATTTCAGGCTAAAAATGAACCCGCTGGAAAGAAACCTTCAGACAAACCTGATGCTAAAAAGGACCCCAAGTCTACCAGCAATGATGCTGCGGGTCTCGCTACAGATGCTGAACAGTATGTCTTTGAATACAGTTCCTTCTTCATGTCTTGGCTTGTTCAATAAACATGTCCAAGCTGGAGAAAATGGTATTTCACTTGCTGTTTAAGTTATCGCCGATTTCTTATGTCTTTTTTATTCCGATAGatctgaagaaaacaaagatgagAAATCTGACACTAATGAAGAGAAAGATGATAAAGATGGTAAAGGTAGGTTTATTGGTTTAAGTGACATTGTATAATCTGTGCTTGAGTTCCTATATTGATATTTGGGTTTTTGATGGTTTTTACAATGAATGCCTGGGCTACAGAGTATTTAATTTAGGTAGGTTTTTGCATTTGCATTGGCATGGCTTTGGATTCAAGAGAGAATGTATCCCATGATTCACTCTGAGTGTACTCCATGCCATACAACTAAGATACTCAAAACCTTTGTCTGCCCTGGAAATTATTGTAGTCTTGGTACACTGATGTGAATAGTACAACAAGTCTTCAATGTTAGAGTAAAAGTCTAAAATTTTTAGTAATTATTGCCTTGAAATGCTTGTTCTATCAGCTGCCAGTCTTTTTTTTGGTCCTTATGAAAAGTACTAAAGAATTTCTGTTTATCTGAAATGAAACCCCTTTTATTTTCAGGAGGCCGTGGTACAGAAAGAACTGTGGTCATGGATAAATCTAAAGGGGAGCCTGTCATCAGTGTCAAAACTAAAAGCAAAGATGGAAGAGTACGTAGGACTTCTCCATGTTCATTGTGCCCTTCTTAATATGAATTTGGTTCCCAAAGGACCTTGAGCAAGATGTGTCAaccagtttgttttgtattggtgattttaattttcatattCATTACAAATTAAAGTTAAATATTTCTTGCAGGAAAGTGATTTGCATAATGTGTGCTTGAAAATTTAAACCCCCAATCCTCCTTTTATTCCTGAATTCAGAGCTCCAAGAGCCAGGATCGCAAATCCGAGAGCAAAGAGAAGAAAGACATCCTCTCCTTTGACCAGATTAAAGAGCAAAGAGAGCGTGAGCGACAGCGGCAGAAGGAGCGAGAGATCCGTGAGGTGGAGAGGCGCCGGCACTCTGGGTAATGTAGTTCTTTATTTCAAGCTTTTTTCGCATGGCTATGAATTTGGCAGGGTCCTCCCTATGATCCTTTTCATGGTGTACTCCATGCTAAATT contains:
- the LOC121309264 gene encoding scaffold attachment factor B2-like codes for the protein LNIIYTSISFKGQTSNSSSTTCGRNLWVSGLASTTRATDLKNLFSKYGKVVGAKVVTNARSPGARCYGFVTMSSTDEATKCISHLHRTELHGRMISVERAKNEPAGKKPSDKPDAKKDPKSTSNDAAGLATDAEQSEENKDEKSDTNEEKDDKDGKGGRGTERTVVMDKSKGEPVISVKTKSKDGRSSKSQDRKSESKEKKDILSFDQIKEQRERERQRQKEREIREVERRRHSGDRDGDRESRRERERIRLFREKEERDRLIRQRKWLELERERLDGERMERERLERERLRVEYERRREQERIQREREELRRQQEQLRYEQDRRPLKRPYDFDGRRDDWHEKRMNLDDRYGRGSDFSRQDRLQDFDHRDRGRYQDDLLLDRWVRENLLGVQCPLLTITAFVNSNSRWM